One window of Thermocoleostomius sinensis A174 genomic DNA carries:
- a CDS encoding serine/threonine protein kinase: MAWASGQKLQEGKYRIESVLGVGGFGITYLARDNLGNLVVIKTLNDTALQDPRFKQFQQDFVNEAVRLAKCAHPHIVQVHRVFEESGLWCMVMDYIAGEDLSSRVKQRGILSEAEALHYVRQIGDALSLVHQQGLLHRDVKPENIMLRAGRAEAVLLDLGIAREFTPNSTQVHTAILSNGYAPIEQYEAQARRGAYSDVYGLAATLYFMLTGEIPKDAQIRAYNLLRYHSDPLDPPQQLNASISDRTNQAILQGMAVEAHDRPQSVTAWLEMLPTIGFSASAPRIFIQPNASVTPQVPPFTASASAPTRPEVAPRSNFATVAVQAPPVVTPSQPATLNRSPIPRFVIAASVITASVLVGSAAAIWYVQQQARSDLASVAQLRDERQYEECLNRAAAVKRAQPTYEEAQVLLNQCAEGILTQANQLAANGQLPEALQAVAKIPPDTTAGQTAQDLMQQWSDQLLQQATRLYQNDGKLTEAINLVRAIPTTTAAGAQAEDTIQRWQAEWKTNESTLQAATDALEARDWYAAKEKAATLTTPYWIEQGEDITAEADAEIAAMEAERQRQEAAQEAEQQDPDAVFLQAYEQCLATGGQDCQQFEQLCRERGGVFVADATYLDCRPGVESNKSPKSPPDTQSPPDTPEEVAPPDNSRRPRQLIIPGDR, from the coding sequence ATGGCTTGGGCATCTGGACAGAAACTACAAGAGGGTAAGTATCGCATCGAGTCCGTTTTAGGGGTGGGCGGCTTCGGTATCACCTATCTGGCTAGAGATAATCTGGGCAACCTGGTTGTGATCAAAACTCTCAACGACACTGCTCTACAAGATCCGCGCTTCAAGCAATTTCAACAGGATTTTGTCAATGAGGCGGTACGGTTGGCCAAATGTGCTCATCCGCACATTGTTCAGGTTCACCGAGTGTTCGAGGAATCGGGGCTATGGTGCATGGTGATGGACTATATTGCAGGCGAAGATTTGTCCAGCCGCGTTAAACAGCGGGGCATTTTGTCAGAAGCGGAAGCACTGCATTATGTCCGGCAAATTGGAGACGCCTTGTCGTTGGTGCACCAGCAGGGCTTGCTGCACCGGGACGTAAAACCAGAGAATATTATGCTGCGTGCCGGACGCGCCGAAGCGGTGCTCCTAGATTTAGGTATTGCTCGCGAATTTACGCCGAATTCAACCCAAGTGCACACAGCTATTTTGTCCAATGGCTATGCTCCGATCGAACAATATGAAGCCCAGGCTCGACGCGGAGCCTACTCGGATGTTTACGGGCTAGCCGCTACGCTTTACTTTATGCTTACGGGTGAGATTCCCAAAGATGCTCAAATTCGGGCCTATAACCTGCTGCGCTATCACAGCGATCCGCTTGATCCACCCCAACAGTTGAATGCCAGCATCAGCGATCGCACCAATCAGGCAATTTTGCAGGGGATGGCTGTTGAAGCCCACGATCGCCCCCAATCGGTGACCGCGTGGTTAGAAATGTTGCCAACAATTGGCTTTTCTGCTAGCGCTCCTCGCATTTTCATTCAGCCCAATGCTTCTGTAACCCCCCAAGTTCCGCCCTTTACGGCGTCGGCATCGGCTCCTACCCGTCCGGAGGTTGCCCCCCGCTCGAACTTTGCGACTGTTGCTGTCCAAGCTCCACCAGTCGTCACGCCATCTCAACCAGCCACTCTAAATCGATCGCCCATTCCCCGCTTTGTCATAGCAGCAAGTGTGATTACCGCTAGCGTTTTGGTCGGCTCGGCGGCAGCGATTTGGTATGTGCAGCAACAAGCCCGATCGGATTTAGCGAGCGTGGCCCAACTGCGAGATGAGCGGCAGTATGAGGAATGTTTGAATCGGGCGGCGGCTGTGAAACGTGCTCAGCCTACCTATGAGGAGGCGCAAGTTCTGCTCAATCAGTGTGCTGAAGGGATTTTGACCCAAGCGAATCAACTTGCTGCCAATGGTCAATTACCAGAAGCCCTTCAAGCCGTGGCAAAAATTCCCCCGGACACGACCGCTGGACAAACCGCCCAAGATTTAATGCAGCAATGGTCTGATCAGTTGTTACAGCAAGCCACTCGGTTATATCAAAACGACGGCAAACTTACTGAGGCGATCAATCTCGTTCGTGCTATCCCCACTACCACTGCCGCAGGAGCACAAGCCGAAGACACGATCCAGCGCTGGCAAGCAGAATGGAAAACCAATGAGTCAACGTTACAAGCGGCTACAGACGCCCTAGAAGCTAGAGATTGGTATGCTGCCAAAGAGAAGGCTGCCACTCTGACTACACCCTACTGGATAGAGCAAGGAGAAGACATTACGGCTGAGGCCGATGCAGAAATTGCCGCGATGGAAGCCGAACGTCAACGTCAAGAAGCAGCACAAGAAGCAGAGCAACAAGATCCAGATGCTGTGTTTCTTCAAGCCTATGAGCAGTGTTTAGCCACGGGTGGGCAAGACTGTCAGCAATTTGAACAACTCTGTCGCGAGCGAGGCGGTGTGTTTGTTGCAGATGCTACTTATCTTGATTGCCGCCCAGGAGTCGAGTCGAATAAATCGCCTAAGTCGCCGCCGGACACTCAAAGCCCTCCTGATACTCCGGAAGAAGTTGCACCACCTGATAACTCGCGGCGTCCACGTCAGTTGATTATTCCAGGCGATCGATGA